Genomic DNA from Geomonas agri:
GGGTGCGCACGTTGGCCGCGCAGATGGAACAAGCAGCAAAAGCCGGGGAAACTTCCGCCCTGCCCGACCTTCTTGACCAGTTACAGAAGGCATTTGCTGCATTCATAGCGGTCGCCGCCCCTCCCGCAAAAAGCTGACGCAACGAAAATGGAGGCTCAAACGGCAGCCCCCATTTTCCTCCCTTCATTTTTGTTCAACAAAGGCGCGACTACGCTCCACCCCTAGTCAGGACCTCCATGTTCTGGATGGCGTCCCTAAGCTGGAATTGCAGGTTTTTAAGCTCTTCCTTCGTGTAGACGCTGCTCCCCTTGCCGATCTCACGCTCAAGCCTGTCGATCCTTTGCTGCAGGGAATCCACACTATCTCGGCAGGTTTGTGCAACCAGCAGGCACTGATCTTTCTGGACATTATCGGCCCCGCTCATTCCCATGCCTGTCTCAGCAGCAACCGGGAGGGCGGATATGATGGTAACCGTGGTAAGGAAACCAAGTTTCCTGACAATACCTTTCATGGCTAACCTCCTTTTTAAGCGACAATCCAGGATATTATGAGTATAGGAGCCGCCCTCAGACTTTGCAAGTGAATTTCTTTATCATAAACCTGTTTTCAATGCCATCCCCTGTGACACGTAACCTCCATTCTCCCACCAGGCTATGACATCCTACATCGTCGATCTGACAGTGCAGCCCACCTGCATACTGTATACAAAAATTCCGTCAATTTCCCTAAATATTCTAGTGGCTAAGCCGAAGTGTATTACAAACCGACGGTACCATCACGTCCACCATCAGCGACAAGAGGTGTGCATTAATGAACATCAGCAAGAAGATTTTCATCGCCAACGTGGCCATCGTCCTGGTCGCCACCATCACGACATCTGCCATCACGCTTTACGTGATCAAGAAGGAGATCACCCGTCAGGTCACCGTAGGCCTCACATCGCGTACCAAGGCATTCCGCGAACTGGTCGCCCCCAACGGCGCCGGATTCGCTATGGTGGACGGCAAACTCCAGTCGAACGGAACGGTCTTGGACGGGCGCAACGATTTGACAGACAAAATGAAGGAAATCTTCGGAGGCGAGGCCACCATCTTCCAGGGCGACGTCCGCGTTGCCACCACCATCAAGAAGGACGACGGCAGCCGGGCGGTAGGGACGTCCCTGCAGGGCGCCGCACGGGAAGCGGTCATAGATCGGTCGTCCACCTACCTCGGCGAAGCCAACATCCTGGGCACCCCCCATTTCGCCTCGTACCTGCCGCTTCTGGACAACCAGGGTAAGGTCATCGGCGCCCTCTTCGTCGGTGAAAAAAAGTCGCAATTCCTCGCCGTGTTCGACGACCTGAAATACCTGAGCCTTGGCATCTCGGGCCTGCTTGCCGGGCTCCTTGCGCTGGTCGCCTTCCTGGTCATGCACCGGGCGCTCGAGCCGATGCGGGCACTGATCGCGACCCTCAAGCATGTCGCTGAGGGTGACGGGGACCTGACCCGCCGACTGGCAGAGTCTGATGACGAAATCGGGACGGCAAGCCGCTACTTCAACCTCTTCATAGAGCGCGTGCACGCCATCGTCCAGACCGTTGCTGACAACGCAAACTCGGTGACCGAGGCGAGTTCGGAACTGCACCACAGCACCGAACAGTTGGCCCGCACCACGGAGGACGTCGCAGGACAGACAGAAACTGTCTCTACCGCCGGAGAAGAAATGGCGGCGACCTCTGCCGACATCTCCAGGAATTGCCTGCAAGCGGTCGAGAGTGCGCAACGCGCCTGCGACATGGCCACCGTCGGTTCCGCAGACGTCGAACGGAGCATCCACGGCATGCAGCTCATCAACGAGAAAGTGCGACTTACCTCCGAAAGCGTCAGCAGTCTCGGAGCCATGTCGCAGCAAATCGGGGAGATAATCAACACGATTCAGGACATCGCCGACCAGACCAACCTCTTGGCGCTCAACGCAGCCATCGAGGCGGCCCGTGCCGGTGAACAGGGGCGCGGTTTTGCCGTCGTCGCGGATGAAGTGCGCAGCCTGGCCGAGCGGACCACCCACGCCACTAAGGAGATAGAGAATAATATTCGGTCCATCCAGGATGAGACCAACCGGGCTGTGCAGGTAATGCAGGAAAGCGCCCGGGAAGCTGCGAAAGGGGCGGAAGATTCGGTGAAATCTGGGCAAAGCCTGGAAGGGATTCTAAAGCAGATCAACGAGGTAACCCTGCAGATAGGTCAGATCGCCACGGCGGCCGAGGAGCAAAGCGCCACCAGTCGCGAGATCAGCAACAACGTGCACCAGATCACCGGGATCATCCAGGGGACAGCCCGGGCCAACCGCGAGTCCATGGCCACAGCTGACAAGCTGAACTCGCTATCGGCCAACCTCAAGGGACAGATCAGCCGGTTCAGCTATTAGTCGAAACAGCAGTCGGAATCAAGGGACGGCCCGGCATGATGTCCGGGCCGTTTTTTTGTGGTGCAGTCAGGGGAGTCGCCAGTCGATGGGGGATAGGCCGTGCCGGACCAGGTAGGCGTTAGCCTTCGAGAAATGGCGGCATCCCAAAAAGCCGCGGTGCGCCGAAAGCGGTGATGGGTGCGGGGCGCGCAGCACCAGGTGCCGGGTCTCGTCGATAACGGCCCCCTTTTTCTGGGCGTAGGCCCCCCACAACATGAAGACCACGTGTTCCTTCTTCTCGTTCAGGAGGGTAATAACGCGATCAGTGAAAACCTCCCACCCTCTGCCCTGGTGTGAGGCCGCCTTGCCCGCCTCCACCGTCAGCACGCTGTTGAGGAGCAACACCCCCTGGTCGGCCCATGCTCCCAAGTGGCCGTGCCTGAAGTCAGCCGGCGCCAGCCCAAGGTCGCTCTGGATCTCCTTGAATATGTTCACCAGAGATGGGGGGATGTCGA
This window encodes:
- the ung gene encoding uracil-DNA glycosylase gives rise to the protein MSTESQVRLETSWKNHLLDEFEKPYMRELKEFLRQEMSRRKVIYPKGGEYFNAMNSTSFEHVKVVVLGQDPYHGPDQAHGLCFSVQHGIDIPPSLVNIFKEIQSDLGLAPADFRHGHLGAWADQGVLLLNSVLTVEAGKAASHQGRGWEVFTDRVITLLNEKKEHVVFMLWGAYAQKKGAVIDETRHLVLRAPHPSPLSAHRGFLGCRHFSKANAYLVRHGLSPIDWRLP
- a CDS encoding methyl-accepting chemotaxis protein, whose translation is MNISKKIFIANVAIVLVATITTSAITLYVIKKEITRQVTVGLTSRTKAFRELVAPNGAGFAMVDGKLQSNGTVLDGRNDLTDKMKEIFGGEATIFQGDVRVATTIKKDDGSRAVGTSLQGAAREAVIDRSSTYLGEANILGTPHFASYLPLLDNQGKVIGALFVGEKKSQFLAVFDDLKYLSLGISGLLAGLLALVAFLVMHRALEPMRALIATLKHVAEGDGDLTRRLAESDDEIGTASRYFNLFIERVHAIVQTVADNANSVTEASSELHHSTEQLARTTEDVAGQTETVSTAGEEMAATSADISRNCLQAVESAQRACDMATVGSADVERSIHGMQLINEKVRLTSESVSSLGAMSQQIGEIINTIQDIADQTNLLALNAAIEAARAGEQGRGFAVVADEVRSLAERTTHATKEIENNIRSIQDETNRAVQVMQESAREAAKGAEDSVKSGQSLEGILKQINEVTLQIGQIATAAEEQSATSREISNNVHQITGIIQGTARANRESMATADKLNSLSANLKGQISRFSY